Proteins from one Limanda limanda chromosome 4, fLimLim1.1, whole genome shotgun sequence genomic window:
- the LOC132999954 gene encoding gastrula zinc finger protein XlCGF8.2DB-like, with protein sequence EKKSFSCSECGKRFNQRGNLNTHMRIHTGEKPYICSECGNGFNQRGNLNTHMRIHTGEKAFSCSECGNRFNERGNLNTHMRIHTGEKPYICSECGNGFNQRGSLNTHMRIHTGEKAFSCSECGKRFNKRGSLNTHMRIHTGEKPYICSECGKRFNERGNLDTHMRIHTGEKPYICSECGNGFNQRGSLNTHMRIHTGEKAFSCSECGKRFNERGNLDTHMRIHTGEKPYICSECGNGFNQRGHLNRHMRIHTREKAFSGSECGERFKIQSSCTRREDS encoded by the coding sequence gaaaaaaaatcgttcagttgctctgagtgtggtaaaagatttaaccaaaggggcaatctaaatacacatatgaggattcatacaggagagaaaccgtatatctgctctgagtgtggtaatggatttaaccaaaggggcaatctaaatacacatatgaggattcatacaggagagaaagcgtttagttgctctgagtgtggtaacagatttaacgaaaggggcaatctaaatacacatatgaggattcatacaggagagaaaccgtatatctgctctgagtgtggtaatggatttaaccaaaggggcagtctaaatacacatatgaggattcatacaggagagaaagcgtttagttgctctgagtgtggtaaaagatttaacaaaaggggcagtctaaatacacacatgaggattcatacaggagagaaaccgtatatttgctctgagtgtggtaaaagatttaacgaAAGGGGCAATCTagatacacatatgaggattcatacaggagagaaaccgtacatctgctctgagtgtggtaatggatttaaccaaaggggcagtctaaatacacatatgaggattcatacaggagagaaagcgtttagttgctctgagtgtggtaaaagatttaacgaAAGGGGCAATCTagatacacatatgaggattcatacaggagagaaaccgtatatctgctctgagtgtggtaatggatttaaccaaaggggccatctaaatagacatatgaggattcatacaagaGAGAAAGCGTTTAGTGGATccgagtgtggtgaaagatttaagattcagtcctCTTGTACAAgacgtgaggattcataa